The proteins below are encoded in one region of Ferroplasma acidiphilum:
- a CDS encoding glycosyltransferase family 2 protein, giving the protein MRFFLIIYMALLAVTVISFIYYLLNAYYSTYYRKGETISNVNPDEATIVMPVYNEDVEIFRQAIVSLALQGSKFIVVGDSSLEPYKTITEQNGGRFIYLSQRGGKKNALVQGIKHVSTKYVMFVDSDTIIPADTLKSMLSYFSNGIAGVGVNIHIKNDGTNISYASEFIERLTEMISKSMSRHGNVYVLDGRCAMYITDVVKPFMVSDEFLNKKIFGKKVVLGDDMQLTSFLIKNKYKMIKDYDITVETEPQKGTRKFLNQQIRWSRRGWYFFFKNLSDGTTKNGGKFYAFEMFYIYLIPIIGFILFLFRGMFILRFLGHIDYLSVSSVNYLIMAHLLHLHSHDILGSLINGIMYTLGAIGDSIFVGAIMIRIPKNRIRTLAYGAMGLGVLFFVNLYGLFTFWKQSKWLTR; this is encoded by the coding sequence GTGAGGTTCTTCCTGATAATTTATATGGCGTTGCTTGCAGTTACTGTCATATCCTTTATATATTATCTGTTAAATGCATACTATTCCACATATTACAGGAAAGGGGAAACAATTTCAAATGTTAATCCGGATGAAGCCACTATTGTAATGCCGGTTTACAATGAAGACGTTGAAATTTTCAGGCAGGCTATAGTATCACTCGCACTTCAGGGTTCAAAGTTTATTGTTGTAGGTGATTCAAGCCTTGAACCCTATAAGACTATAACCGAACAGAACGGAGGAAGGTTTATTTATTTAAGCCAGAGAGGCGGGAAAAAGAATGCCCTGGTTCAGGGGATTAAACACGTTTCAACGAAATATGTTATGTTTGTAGACAGTGATACAATAATACCTGCAGATACATTAAAAAGCATGCTTTCTTATTTTTCCAACGGCATAGCCGGAGTGGGTGTAAACATACACATTAAAAATGATGGCACAAATATCTCATATGCATCTGAATTTATTGAAAGGCTTACGGAAATGATATCAAAATCCATGTCAAGGCACGGAAATGTTTACGTTCTGGACGGCAGATGCGCCATGTATATAACAGATGTGGTAAAGCCTTTCATGGTTTCTGATGAATTCCTTAATAAGAAAATTTTTGGCAAGAAAGTTGTCCTTGGAGATGACATGCAATTAACAAGCTTCCTTATTAAAAATAAATATAAAATGATAAAAGATTATGATATTACAGTTGAAACAGAACCGCAAAAAGGCACCAGGAAATTTTTAAATCAGCAAATTAGATGGTCCAGAAGAGGGTGGTACTTCTTCTTTAAAAACCTGAGCGATGGAACAACAAAGAATGGCGGGAAGTTTTACGCCTTTGAAATGTTTTACATATACCTGATACCCATAATTGGATTCATACTATTTTTGTTCCGTGGCATGTTTATCCTTAGATTTCTCGGCCATATTGATTATCTCAGTGTTTCATCTGTAAACTACCTGATAATGGCACATTTATTACATCTTCATTCCCATGATATTCTAGGTTCCTTAATAAATGGAATAATGTATACCCTAGGGGCTATTGGCGATAGCATTTTTGTGGGAGCAATAATGATACGGATTCCAAAGAACAGAATAAGGACACTGGCATACGGGGCAATGGGCCTTGGTGTACTTTTCTTCGTTAACCTTTACGGTCTATTCACATTCTGGAAGCAATCAAAATGGCTAACAAGATAA